DNA from Acidobacteriota bacterium:
CGTAAAGTTCTTGTCCGACTGCTGGCGCCCGGCATCGACCAGCGCCACTTTCAGTCCTGCCTCGCAAAGCCTCTTGCACGCCCATCCCCCCGACGCCCCCGAGCCCACCACCAGCACATCGAAGATCTCTTTTTTGCCTTCACTCATTTGCTTTCTCCAGTTTTAAGCTCGCTTC
Protein-coding regions in this window:
- a CDS encoding FAD-binding protein; translated protein: MSEGKKEIFDVLVVGSGASGGWACKRLCEAGLKVALVDAGRQQSDKNFT